One window from the genome of Magnolia sinica isolate HGM2019 chromosome 4, MsV1, whole genome shotgun sequence encodes:
- the LOC131242109 gene encoding DExH-box ATP-dependent RNA helicase DExH18, mitochondrial isoform X2 has protein sequence MARVPAKSSLSRIYSSLKTIYTVRVPLCTPSTLSECRCPNPRKISDFLPSIDSQSRRFSSGLIHLETLRLGFQGVKFNGVDLVNKKRFSTSIEENEDNHLNQAAVIENNRTDVDCSFKSIAFRDPVELYREIRHTEKGTKQPRSDWETLVQVFRSFAKSGWASNQALAIYISGSFFPTAARKFRSFFLKKCPDDVGKYLVSVGPSETSHQFLLPIFVEFCLEEFPDEIKRFRSMIESADLTKPHTWFPFARAMKRKIIYHCGPTNSGKTYNALQRFMEAKKGIYCSPLRLLAMEVFDKVNSLGVYCSLHTGQEKKTVPFANHVACTVEMVSTDELYDVAVVDEIQMMADPYRGYAWTRALLGLKADEIHLCGDPSVLKIVRKICSETGDELIENHYERFKPLVVEGKTLLGDLQNVRPGDCVVAFSRREIFEVKMAIEKFTKHRCCVIYGALPPETRRHQANLFNDQGNEYDVLVASDAVGMGLNLNIRRVVFYSLSKYNGDKIVAVAASQVKQIAGRAGRRGSLYPDGLTSTLHLDDLNYLIKCLKQPFDEVQKVGLFPFFEQVELFAGQFPNVTFCQLLEKFGENCRLDGSYFLCRHDHIKKVAHMLEKVQGLSLQDRFNFCFSPVNIRDPKAMYHLLRFASSYSQDLPVGIAMGMPKGSARNDSELLDLETKHQVLSMYLWLSYHFKEEKFPFVQKAASMATDIAQLLGQSLAKACWKPESRKAGKRKPEKQEDSHERPRSLIQTFQKKRHNQSSQSHAAKKVPA, from the exons ATGGCGAGAGTTCCTGCAAAATCATCTCTCTCTCGAATATATTCTTCCCTCAAAACCATTTATACGGTTAGGGTTCCTCTATGCACTCCGTCTACCCTTTCAGAATGCCGTTGTCCGAATCCCCGAAAAATTTCGGATTTTCTTCCTTCAATCGATTCCCAAAGCCGTCGATTTTCGTCGGGTTTGATACACCTAGAAACcttaagattagggtttcagggtGTGAAATTCAATGGCGTTGATCTTGTCAACAAGAAGCGGTTCTCGACATCGATCGAAGAAAACGAGGACAATCATCTCAACCAGGCGGCAGTGATCGAAAACAACCGGACCGATGTGGATTGCAGTTTTAAGAGCATCGCCTTTCGTGATCCTGTCGAATTGTACCGAGAGATTCGACATACTGAAAAGGGCACGAAGCAGCCCCGATCTGATTGGGAAACCCTAGTTCAGGTCTTCCGATCGTTTGCAAAATCCGGTTGGGCTTCCAACCAGGCTCTCGCGATTTACATCAGTGGTTCCTTCTTCCCCACTGCTGCCCGCAAGTTCCGGTCATTCTTCTTAAAGAAATGCCCCGACGATGTTGGGAAGTATCTGGTGTCGGTCGGCCCGTCAGAGACTTCCCATCAGTTTCTACTCCCGATTTTTGTGGAATTCTGCTTGGAAGAATTCCCTGACGAAATCAAGCGATTCCGGAGTATGATCGAATCTGCAGACCTCACCAAGCCCCACACATGGTTCCCATTTGCGCGGGCAATGAAACGAAAGATCATCTACCACTGTGGACCCACAAACAGTGGTAAGACATACAATGCCTTGCAACGTTTCATGGAAGCGAAGAAAGGTATTTACTGTAGTCCGCTTCGGCTCCTGGCCATGGAAGTATTTGACAAGGTGAATTCCCTCGGCGTATACTGTAGTCTCCACACTGGACAAGAAAAGAAAACTGTGCCCTTTGCAAACCACGTTGCATGTACGGTGGAGATGGTGTCCACCGACGAGTTGTATGATGTTGCAGTTGTGGATGAAATTCAGATGATGGCCGACCCTTATAGAGGATATGCATGGACAAGGGCCCTGCTGGGATTGAAAGCTGAcgaaatacatctctgtggggaCCCAAGCGTTTTGAAAATCGTCCGGAAGATATGCTCAGAAACTGGGGACGAGCTGATCGAAAACCATTATGAGAGGTTCAAGCCACTAGTAGTGGAGGGTAAGACCCTGTTGGGTGATCTCCAAAATGTGAGACCAGGTGACTGTGTTGTTGCGTTCTCGAGACGGgagatatttgaagtgaagatgGCAATAGAGAAGTTCACTAAACACCGCTGCTGTGTCATCTACGGTGCTTTGCCGCCAGAGACCCGGCGGCATCAGGCAAACTTGTTCAATGATCAAGGCAATGAGTATGATGTTTTGGTGGCAAGTGATGCTGTGGGAATGGGGTTGAACCTCAACATCAGGAGGGTTGTCTTTTATAGTCTTTCAAAATACAATGGGGACAAAATTGTGGCTGTTGCAGCCAGCCAGGTGAAGCAGATTGCTGGAAGAGCTGGTCGGAGAGGAAGCCTGTATCCAGATGGGCTTACAAGCACCTTGCATTTGGATGATTTGAACTATCTGATTAAGTGCTTGAAGCAACCATTTGATGAAGTTCAAAAAGTTGGTCTCTTTCCTTTCTTTGAGCAGGTGGAGTTATTCGCTGGGCAGTTCCCAAATGTTACCTTCTGCCAGCTTCTGGAGAAGTTTGGTGAGAACTGTCGTCTTGATGGTTCGTATTTCTTGTGCCGGCATGATCATATCAAGAAAGTGGCACATATGTTGGAAAAGGTTCAAGGATTATCCCTACAGGATCGTTTTAACTTCTGCTTCTCTCCGGTTAATATTAGAGACCCAAAAGCGATGTACCATCTTCTGAGGTTTGCTTCCTCTTACAGCCAAGATCTTCCGGTAGGTATAGCAATGGGAATGCCCAAGGGTTCTGCAAGAAATGATTCAGAGCTCTTGGATCTAGAGACCAAGCATCAGGTTTTATCTATGTATTTATGGTTGTCATATCACTTCAAGGAGGAGAAATTTCCATTTGTTCAAAAGGCTGCATCTATGGCAACGGATATTGCACAGCTTCTTGGCCAGTCTCTTGCCAAAGCTTGCTGGAAACCTGAATCTAGGAAGGCAGGGAAGCGGAAGCCTGAAAAGCAGGAAGATAGTCACGAGAGACCGAGATCACTCATCCAAACATTTCAAAA GAAAAGGCACAACCAATCCTCCCAGTCTCATGCTGCGAAAAAGGTTCCTGCATAA
- the LOC131242109 gene encoding DExH-box ATP-dependent RNA helicase DExH18, mitochondrial isoform X1 produces MARVPAKSSLSRIYSSLKTIYTVRVPLCTPSTLSECRCPNPRKISDFLPSIDSQSRRFSSGLIHLETLRLGFQGVKFNGVDLVNKKRFSTSIEENEDNHLNQAAVIENNRTDVDCSFKSIAFRDPVELYREIRHTEKGTKQPRSDWETLVQVFRSFAKSGWASNQALAIYISGSFFPTAARKFRSFFLKKCPDDVGKYLVSVGPSETSHQFLLPIFVEFCLEEFPDEIKRFRSMIESADLTKPHTWFPFARAMKRKIIYHCGPTNSGKTYNALQRFMEAKKGIYCSPLRLLAMEVFDKVNSLGVYCSLHTGQEKKTVPFANHVACTVEMVSTDELYDVAVVDEIQMMADPYRGYAWTRALLGLKADEIHLCGDPSVLKIVRKICSETGDELIENHYERFKPLVVEGKTLLGDLQNVRPGDCVVAFSRREIFEVKMAIEKFTKHRCCVIYGALPPETRRHQANLFNDQGNEYDVLVASDAVGMGLNLNIRRVVFYSLSKYNGDKIVAVAASQVKQIAGRAGRRGSLYPDGLTSTLHLDDLNYLIKCLKQPFDEVQKVGLFPFFEQVELFAGQFPNVTFCQLLEKFGENCRLDGSYFLCRHDHIKKVAHMLEKVQGLSLQDRFNFCFSPVNIRDPKAMYHLLRFASSYSQDLPVGIAMGMPKGSARNDSELLDLETKHQVLSMYLWLSYHFKEEKFPFVQKAASMATDIAQLLGQSLAKACWKPESRKAGKRKPEKQEDSHERPRSLIQTFQKMCTWMLACSSLLHNGHSAQLKYSHFHSYPWR; encoded by the exons ATGGCGAGAGTTCCTGCAAAATCATCTCTCTCTCGAATATATTCTTCCCTCAAAACCATTTATACGGTTAGGGTTCCTCTATGCACTCCGTCTACCCTTTCAGAATGCCGTTGTCCGAATCCCCGAAAAATTTCGGATTTTCTTCCTTCAATCGATTCCCAAAGCCGTCGATTTTCGTCGGGTTTGATACACCTAGAAACcttaagattagggtttcagggtGTGAAATTCAATGGCGTTGATCTTGTCAACAAGAAGCGGTTCTCGACATCGATCGAAGAAAACGAGGACAATCATCTCAACCAGGCGGCAGTGATCGAAAACAACCGGACCGATGTGGATTGCAGTTTTAAGAGCATCGCCTTTCGTGATCCTGTCGAATTGTACCGAGAGATTCGACATACTGAAAAGGGCACGAAGCAGCCCCGATCTGATTGGGAAACCCTAGTTCAGGTCTTCCGATCGTTTGCAAAATCCGGTTGGGCTTCCAACCAGGCTCTCGCGATTTACATCAGTGGTTCCTTCTTCCCCACTGCTGCCCGCAAGTTCCGGTCATTCTTCTTAAAGAAATGCCCCGACGATGTTGGGAAGTATCTGGTGTCGGTCGGCCCGTCAGAGACTTCCCATCAGTTTCTACTCCCGATTTTTGTGGAATTCTGCTTGGAAGAATTCCCTGACGAAATCAAGCGATTCCGGAGTATGATCGAATCTGCAGACCTCACCAAGCCCCACACATGGTTCCCATTTGCGCGGGCAATGAAACGAAAGATCATCTACCACTGTGGACCCACAAACAGTGGTAAGACATACAATGCCTTGCAACGTTTCATGGAAGCGAAGAAAGGTATTTACTGTAGTCCGCTTCGGCTCCTGGCCATGGAAGTATTTGACAAGGTGAATTCCCTCGGCGTATACTGTAGTCTCCACACTGGACAAGAAAAGAAAACTGTGCCCTTTGCAAACCACGTTGCATGTACGGTGGAGATGGTGTCCACCGACGAGTTGTATGATGTTGCAGTTGTGGATGAAATTCAGATGATGGCCGACCCTTATAGAGGATATGCATGGACAAGGGCCCTGCTGGGATTGAAAGCTGAcgaaatacatctctgtggggaCCCAAGCGTTTTGAAAATCGTCCGGAAGATATGCTCAGAAACTGGGGACGAGCTGATCGAAAACCATTATGAGAGGTTCAAGCCACTAGTAGTGGAGGGTAAGACCCTGTTGGGTGATCTCCAAAATGTGAGACCAGGTGACTGTGTTGTTGCGTTCTCGAGACGGgagatatttgaagtgaagatgGCAATAGAGAAGTTCACTAAACACCGCTGCTGTGTCATCTACGGTGCTTTGCCGCCAGAGACCCGGCGGCATCAGGCAAACTTGTTCAATGATCAAGGCAATGAGTATGATGTTTTGGTGGCAAGTGATGCTGTGGGAATGGGGTTGAACCTCAACATCAGGAGGGTTGTCTTTTATAGTCTTTCAAAATACAATGGGGACAAAATTGTGGCTGTTGCAGCCAGCCAGGTGAAGCAGATTGCTGGAAGAGCTGGTCGGAGAGGAAGCCTGTATCCAGATGGGCTTACAAGCACCTTGCATTTGGATGATTTGAACTATCTGATTAAGTGCTTGAAGCAACCATTTGATGAAGTTCAAAAAGTTGGTCTCTTTCCTTTCTTTGAGCAGGTGGAGTTATTCGCTGGGCAGTTCCCAAATGTTACCTTCTGCCAGCTTCTGGAGAAGTTTGGTGAGAACTGTCGTCTTGATGGTTCGTATTTCTTGTGCCGGCATGATCATATCAAGAAAGTGGCACATATGTTGGAAAAGGTTCAAGGATTATCCCTACAGGATCGTTTTAACTTCTGCTTCTCTCCGGTTAATATTAGAGACCCAAAAGCGATGTACCATCTTCTGAGGTTTGCTTCCTCTTACAGCCAAGATCTTCCGGTAGGTATAGCAATGGGAATGCCCAAGGGTTCTGCAAGAAATGATTCAGAGCTCTTGGATCTAGAGACCAAGCATCAGGTTTTATCTATGTATTTATGGTTGTCATATCACTTCAAGGAGGAGAAATTTCCATTTGTTCAAAAGGCTGCATCTATGGCAACGGATATTGCACAGCTTCTTGGCCAGTCTCTTGCCAAAGCTTGCTGGAAACCTGAATCTAGGAAGGCAGGGAAGCGGAAGCCTGAAAAGCAGGAAGATAGTCACGAGAGACCGAGATCACTCATCCAAACATTTCAAAA AATGTGCACATGGATGTTGGCTTGCAGTTCACTTTTACACAATGGCCATTCTGCTCAATTGAAATATAGCCACTTCCATAGTTACCCTTGGAGATGA